The Amycolatopsis mongoliensis genome includes a window with the following:
- a CDS encoding TetR/AcrR family transcriptional regulator C-terminal domain-containing protein, translated as MALTRQNIARSGLKLLNEVGLNGLTLRLIAADLGVKAPALYWHMKNKQELLDEMATQMYADSAVDRRPPDSLGEWEAVAHGARALRRMMLSYRDGGKVFAGTYLGDTGLVGPSPLRRSIEAGLDERRAAQALFTVYSYVVGFTIEEQAVYPMPGQLDERYRGADAGDLLADVGSRFEDGLSMVLSGARQWLESA; from the coding sequence ATGGCCCTGACCAGGCAGAACATCGCGCGCTCGGGGCTGAAGCTGCTCAACGAGGTCGGCCTCAACGGGCTGACACTGCGACTGATCGCCGCCGACCTCGGCGTCAAGGCGCCGGCGCTGTACTGGCACATGAAGAACAAGCAGGAGCTGCTCGACGAGATGGCGACGCAGATGTACGCCGATTCGGCCGTGGATCGCCGTCCGCCGGACTCGCTGGGGGAGTGGGAGGCCGTCGCGCACGGCGCGCGGGCGCTGCGGCGGATGATGCTGTCCTACCGCGACGGCGGGAAGGTCTTCGCCGGCACCTACCTCGGGGACACCGGCCTGGTCGGGCCGAGCCCGCTGCGACGGAGCATCGAGGCCGGGCTGGACGAGCGCCGGGCGGCCCAGGCACTGTTCACCGTGTACAGCTACGTCGTCGGCTTCACCATCGAAGAGCAGGCCGTCTACCCGATGCCCGGCCAGTTGGACGAGCGCTACCGCGGCGCGGACGCGGGCGACCTCCTCGCCGACGTCGGCTCGCGGTTCGAGGACGGGCTCTCGATGGTCCTCAGTGGAGCACGTCAGTGGCTGGAATCGGCGTAA
- a CDS encoding FAD-dependent monooxygenase, which translates to MNELTAEVVVAGAGPTGLMLANELALAGVGVVVLERLPVRTGLSKALNLQPRTAEVLDLRGLLGRAEQRSFATVADGHFAVIPVRYTGWDTRHPYQVGIPQAQVEAALEERLAEQNVKVLRGHELTGFEQDAGGVTVTAGDLRVRAAYLVGCDGGRSAVRKALNLPFEGIEGRGHGVSADVLFRTTPPGAPTEWRSMGNMVTSPSPGKFVGLIPLGEPNLYRLSYGDRLNRPEDLRAEVPEEEVRAAVRERFGAEAEVEEIRWVSRFSDDSRLAAKYRVGRVLLAGDAAHVHFPAGGQGLNLGVQDAMNLGWKLAAELGGRAPAGLLDTYEAERRAVADRVLQNVAAQNALIPLTPDQLALRGLFRDLMAIPEVQHKLSGMVSGLDIRYAPKEEAHPAAGARLPDFKLPNGFVSDWFHSGKFVLLTKTPAPTPHPEVVVAEVPELPWPDLTKILVRPDGYVATTGGSTEAWLTT; encoded by the coding sequence ATGAACGAGCTGACCGCCGAGGTCGTCGTCGCGGGGGCGGGGCCGACCGGGCTGATGCTGGCGAACGAGCTGGCGCTGGCCGGGGTGGGCGTCGTGGTTCTGGAGCGCCTGCCCGTCCGGACCGGGTTGTCGAAGGCCCTGAACCTGCAGCCGCGCACGGCGGAGGTCCTGGATCTGCGCGGCCTGCTGGGCCGGGCGGAGCAGCGGTCGTTCGCGACTGTCGCGGACGGACACTTCGCGGTGATCCCGGTGCGCTACACCGGCTGGGACACGCGGCACCCCTACCAGGTGGGCATCCCGCAGGCACAGGTCGAGGCGGCGCTGGAGGAGCGGCTGGCCGAGCAGAACGTGAAGGTGCTCCGCGGCCACGAGCTGACCGGCTTCGAGCAGGACGCCGGCGGCGTGACGGTCACGGCGGGTGACCTGCGGGTGCGGGCGGCGTACCTGGTGGGGTGCGACGGTGGCCGCAGCGCGGTGCGCAAGGCGCTGAACCTGCCGTTCGAGGGGATCGAAGGGCGCGGTCACGGCGTCTCGGCGGACGTCCTGTTCCGGACGACGCCGCCGGGTGCGCCGACGGAGTGGCGGTCGATGGGGAACATGGTGACGTCGCCGAGCCCGGGCAAGTTCGTCGGCCTGATCCCGCTCGGTGAGCCGAACCTGTACCGCCTCAGCTACGGCGACCGGTTGAACCGCCCGGAGGACCTCCGGGCGGAGGTGCCGGAGGAGGAGGTCCGCGCCGCGGTTCGCGAACGCTTCGGCGCGGAAGCGGAGGTCGAAGAGATCCGCTGGGTGTCGCGGTTCTCGGACGACAGCCGTCTGGCGGCGAAGTACCGGGTGGGCCGGGTGCTGCTGGCGGGCGACGCGGCGCACGTCCACTTCCCCGCCGGCGGTCAGGGGCTGAACCTGGGTGTCCAGGACGCGATGAACCTGGGCTGGAAACTGGCGGCGGAGCTGGGCGGCCGGGCCCCGGCCGGTCTCCTGGACACGTACGAAGCGGAGCGTCGCGCGGTGGCGGACCGGGTGCTGCAGAACGTGGCGGCCCAGAACGCCCTGATTCCCCTGACCCCGGACCAGCTGGCCCTGCGCGGCCTGTTCCGCGACCTGATGGCGATCCCGGAGGTCCAGCACAAGCTGTCGGGAATGGTCTCAGGCCTGGACATCCGCTACGCACCGAAGGAAGAAGCCCACCCGGCAGCAGGCGCCCGCCTCCCGGACTTCAAGCTCCCGAACGGCTTCGTAAGCGACTGGTTCCACAGTGGAAAGTTCGTCCTGCTGACGAAAACCCCGGCACCGACACCCCATCCGGAGGTAGTCGTAGCCGAGGTACCAGAACTCCCCTGGCCCGACCTAACAAAGATCCTCGTCCGCCCAGACGGCTACGTAGCAACAACAGGCGGCTCAACAGAAGCCTGGCTAACGACCTGA
- a CDS encoding PadR family transcriptional regulator, which yields MSELNATAAALLGLLHDGPATGGQLVAGAGERFGAFFSVTRSQVYRELPALSKEGLVRLGKQGPRSSQQYLITAAGKKAFKAWLTSEAGPDHLRSPLILRLVHAASLTAKQRQVLLDSARTSYSQQLDDAKAATKAAEGPYEKAVGEFAQAQAKAALKLLDAIPAA from the coding sequence GTGTCCGAATTGAATGCAACAGCCGCCGCCCTGCTCGGTCTGCTCCACGACGGTCCCGCCACCGGCGGGCAGCTCGTCGCGGGAGCGGGTGAGCGATTCGGCGCCTTCTTCAGCGTCACCCGCAGCCAGGTGTACCGGGAGCTCCCGGCGCTGTCCAAAGAAGGTCTCGTCCGGCTCGGCAAGCAGGGCCCGCGCTCCAGCCAGCAGTACCTGATCACCGCCGCCGGCAAGAAGGCCTTCAAGGCCTGGCTGACGTCCGAGGCCGGTCCCGACCACCTGCGCAGCCCGCTCATCCTGCGGCTCGTGCACGCGGCGTCGCTGACCGCGAAGCAGCGCCAGGTGCTGCTCGACTCGGCCCGGACGAGCTACAGCCAGCAGCTCGACGACGCGAAGGCGGCCACCAAGGCGGCCGAGGGGCCGTACGAGAAGGCCGTCGGCGAGTTCGCCCAGGCCCAGGCCAAGGCCGCGCTGAAGCTGCTCGACGCCATCCCCGCGGCCTGA